Within Falsibacillus albus, the genomic segment GGGGAATATAGAATGCACTAAACTAAGGGGACGTATCAATAATGTTATTCACGTTCTAGTTTACATAATATATATTATAGGAAGCTGTAAAATGAACAAATAAATAGTCTCATATCAAAAGTATACTATTAATAATGAGACGGAGAAAAATTTACAAACAAATTCATATTCATCAGAATTTGTTTGTTTAAAGTATTTTCTGCAGCATTGTTTTTATTACTTATCATAATCCAGCCAAAATTAATCGAAAGTTTGCCCTCAAATCGCACTTTCTAAGATTCACTGGATTAACTGCGTCTTTTTATACATAATTAACTGACAATTTCTATAACCGATTTATCTTCTGTGTTAATTTCATAATCTTTTTAGTTTGTTTACATAATTATGCTATGGGAAACTCTTCACTTTTGCTGCTTTCCCTGCATCGGACTTATATGTAATCCATCATCTGCTTGCCAATCTGCGTAAAATATCCTTTTTTCATCTTCATATCCATGTTTCTTTAGTTCCTGCATCAGCCACTGTTTGCTGAATCCGCGATCTTTCAGGTTGTCGTTTAGTATTTGGCCGTCAACAATGAAAGAAATTGGCAAGTCCTCCTCCTTTACTGCCAGCATCATGTCTTGTTTGGTAGGTGTTTTATGTTGATCCTTTAATAGAATACTGATCTGTCCGTTTGCTTCGAGGATACCATATTTTACTTCCCGGACGGAAAAGACGCTGTTTTGCCTCAGCAAGCTTGCTACTTGGTTAACTTCGATTTTATTTCTCTTAAGCATCTCTTTATCGTAAATGCCTTCCCGGATTACGATGGCTGGATTGCCGACCAGTAATGTCCGTGTTTTTTTGAATTTCTGGGTAGTCCATTCAACAGTCAACATCAGCAGCATCCATATGGTCGTACCATATAGAAATTGCAGCGTGCTCACACTGTTTTCATACAACGCGTTACCCAAGAATTCGCCTAATACAAGGACAAATACTAAATGAAATGGTGTTAATTGATAAATGGATGCCCTTCCTGTGACGGACACAATAAAGAATAGCGCCGCGAACCCAACCAATATTTTGGATGTCAGAAGTCCCATATGAAGTTCTTCCATAAGATTAATCCTTTCACTCTTATTTCTTCCAATCAAGACATGTGTCTTAAGTTCCATCATTTATTAAATACTGTCGGACTGTGCCAAAATATTTAATTTGATGATACTGAGGAAAAATCGAATCAAACTCTACATAAATCGGCATATCTAGGAGCCATGGGAAGTAAGCATAAAAACTGCGATCCGCAGTTACGATGGCTTTTAAAGCGGTGGGCATTTCTTTTTCGAAGATCAAGAACCTTACAGCGGATAGGTTTTCATCGAACTCCCCTCCGCTTACAAGGACATTCGCCCTTAAAACATACTGCCCTATATGAAGGCTCCACTCTGCAAAAACTTCATCTCTTAATATAGGATTGATTTTATCGGCATCATAATAACAGCCGATGCTCACAAACATATCTCCTGTTGAATCTGAATGCGTCATTGTGTACTTCCTCCCCTCCACTGGAAAAAAAACAGTGGCGGAAGGAAGCAGGGACATGGATAGTTTTTCTGTTTTAAATTCTCTCACGGCAAGCCCCTCCCATTTTTCAGTCAATGGCCTACCGTATATTATGACAAATGCCTATTTCTTGTGCTTATTTTTGCTTATTATAAGGAATCCACTTTACATGGAGGAGCTGCCATTTCCCGTTTTCATAGTACCAGTAGGATTCTGCAATTCCGATTCCGTCTGCATGGTAAGCGCCACTGACTTGTTGGTATCCGACAAGGCCGTATCCCGGTTTGCCCTTTATTTTTACCGGTTTAAAGTAAGATGTCGGGCTGATCATTAATTCATAAGGTTCATTTAATGTTCCGTTTTTATAGATGCCAAGCCGGTCGTAGTCTTCCTTTCGTTCCGAAAGATCAACCTTATACCGTTGATTAGTTTCAGGAATGTAAATCGATGCTTGGTATCGATCTTCGAATTGTCCTTGGATCTGTAAGGAAGGCGGCATCGGAATGACTTTTTCTTTTCCATCTTTCAAGGTGATGAGTCTATAGCTGTGGAACCCTCCACTGCCTCCAGTTGCACTCGATTCAAGTAAATCCTTCACACCGTCATGATTTAAATCGATAAATTCGATCTTCGGATCATAGCCTGGGTCATAGTCAATGCGGGTAGTTGAATTTTTGGATAACTGGACATCGGCCCAAATTGTTTTCAAATAGCTGCTTTCATTATCAAAAGGTATCCCTTTCAGGATGATGGTAGTTTTTTCGCCTGATCCGGTTACATCCTCTTCATACGTTTCAATGATTTTAGGAACGGGCTTTTCCTGCTGGCCGGTAAATGCACCTGCGATGGCATGGAGCGACATTAAAAAGAAGGCAGAGAAGGCAAATAACAACTCTTTTTTCACCGCAATCATCTCCTTTAAGTTTTAATATAGTTATCATCACCGGCGAAGGAATATTTATGTAAAAATGACATAAAAAATAGACCGGCCACTTAGGGCCAGCCCATTCTATAAAATTCATCCTATTGAACTTTTCTCTGTTGCTGTGGTTTTTTATCCCATGCATCGATCCCTGTCAATCCTGGAATCGAATCGGAATAAAACACAGGATCTTTTCCAGCCTTTCGCTGTGCACGATAATCTTTCAAAGCAGCAAGTGCAACTTTGGCCAACATCGTCACGGCAATCAGGTTGATGATTGCCATGATACCCATGAACAAGTCGGCAAGACTCCAAACCACTCCGAATTCAACGACCGAACCGAAATAAACCATGCCGATTACCGCGATTCGGTAGACAAAGATGCCTACTTTGCTATTTTTGATGAATTCGATATTCGTTTCACCATAATAGTAGTTTCCAATCACTGAACTGAACGCGAATAAGAAGATGGCTACAGCTACGAATAGGGTCGCCCAGCTTCCGACATGCGTGCTCAATGCGGCCTGTGTAAGTGCGATTCCCTGCGGCCCCTTTGGACCATCAGTGTATGCCCCGGATAAAAGGATCATAAATGCTGTTGCCGTACAAATGATGATCGTGTCCGTGAACACCCCGAGAGTTTGAATCAGTCCTTGTTTCACAGGATGACTGACTGCTGCTGTCGCGGCAGCGTTCGGAGCACTACCCATACCGGCTTCATTTGAGAACAGTCCTCGTTTAATCCCCATCATTAATGCTGCACCGATTCCGCCGCCAACGAATTGACGAATTCCAAAGGCGTGTTCAAAAATAAGTGAAAACATGGATGGAAGTTCTCCAATATGCTTCGCAAGAACGAATATAGCAAGAATGATATATAGAACAGCCATCACAGGGACAACTATCTGTGTTACATGAGCAATTCTTTTGAGGCCGCCAAAAATGATGATTCCGGTTAGAGCAGCCAGGATGAGCCCTATCATCCACCTGCTGATTGCAAAACCTTCATCCATAGCAATGGAGATGGTATTTGCCTGGACGGAATTGAAGACCAAACCGTAGCAAAAGGTGATAACGATTGCAAATAAGATCCCCATCCAGCGTTTCTTAAGTCCGCGCTCCATATAATACGCAGGACCGCCCCTGAAGCCATCCTCATCTTTGATTTTGTAGATCTGTGCCAATGTACTTTCCATGAAGCTCGATGCTCCGCCTAATAGCGCAATCAACCACATCCAAAATACAGCACCAGGACCTCCTGCGGCAATGGCTGAGGCTACTCCTGCAAGGTTTCCTGTCCCAACACGGGAAGCTGTACTGATTGTAAAAGCCTGGAATGATGAAATTCCTCGTTTTCCATCTGCTGAAATGGTTGACTTATCCGTTAGTACGCGGAACATTTCTCCGAAATATCTGAATTGTACGAATCTCGATCGCAGAGAGAATAACAACCCAAGACCGATGAGCAGTACAATCAGGATATAGCTCCACATATAATCATTCAATACCCCGATAACATCTGTTAATACCTTCATAAAACGATTTCATCTCCTCCTGAAAATATTATTCTAAAAAAACTTAGAAAAGTCCTTCTTATAAAATATCAAAAGTTTTTTCATTCATCAAGTTTAATATCTTGTAAAGTATTTAAAGGAAGAATATTATGAATAAACAAAAAAATAATTCGTCAAACGTTTTTCTAATATATTATGTATGAAGCGCTTATTAGTCCTTGGTTATCTATTCCCCCAGATGATTTTCATCAAACGCTGAATTTGTAAATATAATGCAAAAAACACATGAGTTTTTTTGCTTCCCCATGTGTTTTTTGTAATTATGCTTTATTCTTTGCCCCTGTATTTTCAGCAGGCTTTACTTCCTTCCAACTTGTTGTCATAGATCCGGTTTCGGTATCATCCATGACGAATGAGCCATTTGAATAACGGTCGTTGTTTCGTAAATTGGACGCTTCAACTGTTTCGACCATTCCCTTTTCGCTTTCGATATAAATGATGTCGTTGGATTCGACGAGCTCGAAACTGACTATTCGATGCGGGTTTGACTTCAATTCCCTTAAGGTGACCACTCCTCGTTTGGCCCTGGTGGTCTTTTCGAATTCCGCCAATTTCATTTTCTTGACTGCCCCTCTATGGGTCACGATGAAGACGCCTGGCTGATCCGACGGAGACATCACTTTTCCGCCAACCACAAAGTCCCCATCTTTTAAATTTATTCCTTTGACACCGGCAGCCCGAGGACCGACGACATTCACTTCTCCTTCATTGAACCATAATGCATATCCTAGATGAGTGACAAGGAATATATCCATGCCGCCGTTGGTTTTATGGACATCTACAACTTCATCTTCTCCCTTTAAGTTCACTGCTACAAGTGAACGGGAATACCGTTGTGCCTTGTATTGTTTCAGTTCCGTTTTTTTGACCATACCGTTTCTTGTGACGAACAATAAGTAGGCATCTTCAGTGAAATCCTTGATTGGGACCGCTTTTACAATATGCTCATCCCGATCGATCTGGATGATATTCGAGACATGTTGGCCAAGATCTTTCCAGCGGATGTCAGGCAGTTCGTGAACCGGCGAATACAAATAGTTCCCTTTATTGGTGAACAGCAGCAAG encodes:
- a CDS encoding DUF421 domain-containing protein, giving the protein MEELHMGLLTSKILVGFAALFFIVSVTGRASIYQLTPFHLVFVLVLGEFLGNALYENSVSTLQFLYGTTIWMLLMLTVEWTTQKFKKTRTLLVGNPAIVIREGIYDKEMLKRNKIEVNQVASLLRQNSVFSVREVKYGILEANGQISILLKDQHKTPTKQDMMLAVKEEDLPISFIVDGQILNDNLKDRGFSKQWLMQELKKHGYEDEKRIFYADWQADDGLHISPMQGKQQK
- a CDS encoding staygreen family protein, translated to MREFKTEKLSMSLLPSATVFFPVEGRKYTMTHSDSTGDMFVSIGCYYDADKINPILRDEVFAEWSLHIGQYVLRANVLVSGGEFDENLSAVRFLIFEKEMPTALKAIVTADRSFYAYFPWLLDMPIYVEFDSIFPQYHQIKYFGTVRQYLINDGT
- a CDS encoding alanine/glycine:cation symporter family protein encodes the protein MKVLTDVIGVLNDYMWSYILIVLLIGLGLLFSLRSRFVQFRYFGEMFRVLTDKSTISADGKRGISSFQAFTISTASRVGTGNLAGVASAIAAGGPGAVFWMWLIALLGGASSFMESTLAQIYKIKDEDGFRGGPAYYMERGLKKRWMGILFAIVITFCYGLVFNSVQANTISIAMDEGFAISRWMIGLILAALTGIIIFGGLKRIAHVTQIVVPVMAVLYIILAIFVLAKHIGELPSMFSLIFEHAFGIRQFVGGGIGAALMMGIKRGLFSNEAGMGSAPNAAATAAVSHPVKQGLIQTLGVFTDTIIICTATAFMILLSGAYTDGPKGPQGIALTQAALSTHVGSWATLFVAVAIFLFAFSSVIGNYYYGETNIEFIKNSKVGIFVYRIAVIGMVYFGSVVEFGVVWSLADLFMGIMAIINLIAVTMLAKVALAALKDYRAQRKAGKDPVFYSDSIPGLTGIDAWDKKPQQQRKVQ